The nucleotide sequence GCTGCATCGCGGCCCGTCACGGTTTCATTTGGTTGCGCTCGCAGCAACGCGCGCGGCCCGAGCGACTGCACGACGAAGGCGCCGTGTGCATCCGGCGCGCCATACACGTACCAGCCGTCGGGGTTGAGCGGTGACTGCTCGATCGCGCGCAACGAAGAGGGCGGGCGTTTTTCCGTATCGGCGACTGCGGGCGGCACGCTCACGATCTCTTCGGGTCCGTCGAACGTTCGCAAGGTTCGATTGAAATGCGCAACACGGTAACGGCCTTCGCCGGCGGGTTCGACGAACCGGATCAGGCCGTAGTAGCGGCCGGTGATCTGCGCCGGCTCGCGCGCGATGCGCAACACCGTGCCGCCGCTTTCGCCGGCCACGTCGACCGGTCCGATCAGCGCAACGATCACGTCGTCGGTCGGCCGCGACCCCGCGAGCGATTCGAGCGGGCCGACGAGCGGCCAGTGATTGAGCCTGACAGGCTCGATCCAACCGCTGTGCCGCAGCGAATAGTCGGCGTCGGCGCTGAAGAAGACGTCGCGCGTGACTGCGCGCACGCGTCGCTGCACGTCCTCATCGTCCGCCCAGCGCAACTTCACCGTCGTGCCAACCAACGAGCGGTACGCATCGCTTGCATGGTGGACCTCGAACCAAACGCTGCTCGCCTCGTCACGTTCTTCGCGTTTTGGCAAGATGAGCCGGCCCATCCAATCGGCGATGGGAAGGTAGCGGCTCGAGTCGACCGTGCTTCCGCGCGGATAGTAGTCGGGCCGATTCCACGGTGCTTGAACATACAATCCATAGTTGCTCGGGCGCATGGCCTCGCGCGGGCCCGTGGATTGTAGGCGGCCACGCAGAACCTCGCCGACGGCGGCGATGGTATGCTGAAGGTTGGTTTTACCATCCGGCAGCATGGCTGCAGGATCGAACATCCCGCCAGGCACTTGATGTCCGACCGGTCCGAGCGAGATGCGCGAGATGCGGCCAAGCCGCAACGCTCGATTCCAATACGTCAGCCAGAAGATCCGCCATCGCGACCAGAAGAAAATGGGTCCGAGCCGCTCAACGCCGTCCTTGTCGCCGACCAAGTGGTAGAGGTGCTCGAGATCGAGCACGCGAGCACTTCCGCTGATCACGCCGCCGAGCGAGATGACGTCGATCGGCGCCTCCAGTGCACGCTTGAGGAATCCCGCTGCCGCGGCAGACATCTGTCCGCCTCCGCTATATCCGATCAACGTGACCGGGATGCCGCTGCCCGGCCGGTAGCCGTTGGCGATGAGACCGTCGTAGAGCACCTTCGCGATTCCGTAGTTGTAAATCGGCCCGTAGCGCGAGTCGGCCGAAACGGCCACGATCATGACGTTGCGGATATTGACGAGCATCCCTAAAACGCTCGACGGCTTCGCAAAACGGATCTTGTCGATAAAATCCCAGAACCACGCGAGTATGGGGTCATCATCCAGCGGACGGTTGAGCACCGAATACACCATCAGGCCGCGGATCAGCCGCATGCGCGCCGGCAGCGTCGGTGCGAAGGCATCTAGGAACGTCTCAACATCGGGCGTGTACTTCCCGCTCGACTGTCCGATGCCGTCAAGATAGACGACGAAGCGCGAAAACTTGCCGTCTCCGCGACTATCGAGATTCCGGCGCGCCTCGGGTGTGGGCTTGATCTCGTCGCCGTACCAGCCAGCCCACCAGCCGAGCGTCTCAAGCGGCGCCAGCAGCCCCGCAGCGATGACCGCGATGAGGACGATCCAAGCAAGTTCGAACGGCCAGCGCAACCACGCTGAAAGCTGCGCTTGCGATGTGATAAGCGATTTGTGCACCGGAGCGACCACAACCGCAACGAGCACGATGATCGCGAGCACGCCCAGAATCGCTAGGATGCTCTTCCAGTCGAATCCTTGCACGAGTGGGCCTTTGTGCGCCTCGGCGAGAATCGGTTTTCCGGTGCTTATTTCAGGTGCAGCGGCAACGCCCGGCTGTGCGTCTGCGCTTTTTTCGGGCGCAGCTGTTCCGTTGGCGGCAGCGGGCGGCGGCGTTTCCGCGCGCTCGATAGCGTCTTGCTCGTCAGTATCTAGTTGCACCCCCGCTACGATATCCATGAGGTGCGCGCCCAGCGTTGCGATCGACTTGCCAAACGTCTGCTGCGCGATGACGACGACAAGCCACCCAACGCCGACGAGCACAAACCCGGCGGAGAGCGATGTGTGTTCAACCGCAGCCACCCCGACGACGACCACCAAGAGGAACCACGTGCGCAACGCCCACGAGATGATGATGCCGACGTACGGTATGGATTCGAGAAATGAGAACAGTATCGGCGCGTAGCTCAGCGCCATGACGATCCACAACGTGCCAAGGGACGCTCGCCCCTCGCCGAAGAGCCAGGCGACCGCCCACGTCGAGAGCGTCAAGAACGCATAGCCGAACGCAAACAGAATGGCGCTGATCACGATGCTGCAGACGAACCGGGCGGGTTTCACCTGGTTGGAGAACAGGACAATGCTCTGGCCCAACGCCGTCGACAAACCCGCGGTCAGCACGATCACGAGAGCGATCAGAGGCGCGTGCTTTAACCCAACGCTTGCGACAAAGGCGTGACTACTTAGCGCTAAGACGCCGCCGAGCGTGTGCAAAAGGTCGGGTGCGATTGTCTGTTCGATTATTTGTGGATCCTATCGGCGGAAGCGGCCATTTGACGGGGATTTGCGGCGTTCCCGGGTCGCCCCAAGACTTCGGCGGCCGTGAGCCAATTGACCTAATCTAACGGCACGCGGTAATGCTGCCAAGGTAACGCAGATTCTACGACATAATCACATCCGTCCAGGAATGCAGTTGCTAGCCGAAGCCTCCATAACTACGTGCTCGGAGTTGAACGGAGTATCGAGATGCATTCACTTACACAACTTAGATTCTTGAGCGTCGCGGTGGCAATCGCGGTGCTTGCCGGTTGCTCCAACGGATCTGCGGTCGCGCCGAATTTGCCGCAACAAGACGGCAACCATCCGCTTTTGAGAAATGCGCCGTCGGTTTTCAACGCAATGGACATGCTCAAAGCCAAGTCCAACGCTGGACAACATTTCATAAGTTTCGACGTGTGCCCCGCGCAGGGACCCATCAAGTACGTTTCCGACTACAACAGCGATGTGATAAGGATTTACGTCGGGAAATTCGCAGGTCAAAGCCCGTGCGGCCAGATAACGTCAAGACTCTTGGGGCCTGTCGGCGTGTACGTGAAGATCAGCAACCACGACCTCTATGTTGCAAACATTTATGGTCAAAACATCTTGGTATTTCATAGGGGTCAGACGGCGCCGTATAACGTCTATAGCGATCCCACGGACCAGATACCCATCGATGTCACCGTGGCGAACGACGGTACCGTCCTTGCAAGCAACCAGTCACAGATGAGCGGCGGTGAATACGGATCCATTTCCACGTGGATCGGAGGACCAAATGGCGGCACGTTCGTCGGCAATTTCCCGATTGCTGACAATTCAATCGGCGCCTATATCACGGATGGACCGAACGGCAAAGTGTACTACGACGGCCTTGATCGCATCACTTTTGATGGCGCGCTGTGGTCGCGTTCATGTCCGAGAGGGGCATGCGGACCCCAGACCCAGGTGATGGGCGTGTCCTTCAAGACTGAGCCGGCCGGCCTGGCATTCGACAACGCCGGCGAATTGCTGGTGAACGACACAAAAAATCAGACACTGGATATTTTCAAACTTCCCAATCCAAGTTATCAACAGATCGCCGTGGCTGGATGGCCTGTGGGACTGGCCATCAATCCGTTGGACCATCATTTGTTCATCGCCGACACGCAAAATAACGACGCCGCCGAGTACTTGTATCCGAGTGGTAAGCTCGTCGGGACGGTTCCAGGCGTCCGCTTCGGATTAGCGGTGGGCATAGCCGTCGATCCATAGTAAGTTTGGGGAAAGAAACCAATGACCGCTCGTCGCTTGACATCCGGCCCACCCTCGTGTTAGAAATGTAGCAACGGAGTGGCAACGGCCGTGAGCTAATCGCTCGAAGGGTTCCAAAATAGAAGAAAAGCTGTTTTGGAGCCGGGCCGATCGCCCGGCTCTTTTTCTATCGGAGCTAAGTGTGAAACGGCTACATTTTATTTTCAACGTATGCGCGTCCGCGATTTACGGGGTGCTCGCTCAGGTTACGCCCACCGCGGCAGCCGCAAGCGTTCGTCATCGCAAGACGTGGGCTAAGCATGTAGAGACTCTCTCCTTGGAGTCGGGCCGGCGCTATGAACACTGGATACAGATGAGGATCTGTCACGGTGAATACGACCATTTGAAATCCTCAGGAGAAGCGTTGAAACGCCGCGAACGGTGCGCCAATATTTGTGGCACTTGTCGTTATCTGCATTCGCTCGCGGTCTGGCCCGATCCGAACTATCGTCAGCCTTCGCAAATCGTGCTAGCGGCGCTTGAAGATCAGTCTTACTATGATTGAGGCTGGGTGAGACGACACCGAACGAGGAATCAAGACCCCGCAAGTATCTAGGCCTGCGCTACGAACTCTTTGGCCGCCTAGTGTGGTGCGTTCGCACGAAATAAGTGTCCGACGGCCCAACCGCCCACGGTGTCCAAAATCAACGGCGATGTGATGAACGCGGGCAGTGTCGCCCATCCTGTGTCGAGACCGGATGCGTCCGGCAACAAAGAGTGGCTGATGCCCGGAAACAGCCGCACGGTCACGTCGCGATTGCCATTGGAGCGCATCGCTGTCGCCAGCCGCTCTGCCGATCGAACCGGCACGTCGAGATCGGTGCTTCCCTGCACGATTAGCGTCGGGCAGCGCACGCGACGCGCATAACTGAGCGGGTCGATGCTCATGAACGACTTCTCGTGCGGATCGAGCGGCTCCGCGAGCTGGCGTTCGATCTCTTTCTCCTTGCCGGCCGGCGCCACCGATGGATCGTTGTCTACCCTCGCCGCGATCTGGAAGCGTGCGAGATCGGGTCCCGCGACGCCTGGACCAGCGAGTGTGATCACCGCTGCGATCGATGGGTCATCCGCGGCGACCATCGGGGCGATCAGGCCGCCTTCGCTGTAGCCGACAAGCGCGATTCGACTCGGGTCGATGCCGGGCTGCGCTTCTAGCCAGCGCACTTCCGCGCGAACGTCGTCCACTTTGTCAAACGTGGTCCACGTCTCGTTGTCGCCGGTCGACTTGCCGACTCCACGATCGTCGACTCGCAACACGGCGATGCCCGCTCGCGTGAGTGCATCGGCGATATCGCGCAGCGGCATCCACGGAGGTTGGCCGTTGTTGCGTTCGTGCGGCGAAAGGCCTGTGATGACGACCACCGCGGGGACCTGCATTGCGTGCAGCGGTTTCGTGAGCGTGCCCGCGAGCACGGCGCCGCCGGATGCGCGAATTGCGACGTCGACGGCATCGTACGCGCGGTCGGGCGGCGCACCGTAAGGCGACCACAATGGGTAAGCGCTTTCCGGGAACCCCAACCGGCGCTCGATGGTGACTCCAAAGTCCGGCAGACTAGCGGAGATCACGCAACCGTTCGTGTCGGTGAGGACTTGATACGTCTTGGAATGGTAACCGACGGTCCAATCGGTGGAGTCGATGCGTCGAATCGCTATGTCACCCACAGCATCGGTGAATAGCGACCCAGCGTGAACTTTTGTCACGGCTCGGTCGAGGACTCGCGCTCGGGCAACGGCTTGCTGCAACGAACTTGGAACCA is from Candidatus Eremiobacteraceae bacterium and encodes:
- a CDS encoding alpha/beta fold hydrolase; translation: MKIVCAFILVYATLTSATLAITTGPCPQAAFLTSEQGVLTGVDWFEQSQTHVHTRSELTQSAIIDSTLSIRGDETVVRASTSFAMAGMPASVPKVHTFDKATIYWSDMVPSSLQQAVARARVLDRAVTKVHAGSLFTDAVGDIAIRRIDSTDWTVGYHSKTYQVLTDTNGCVISASLPDFGVTIERRLGFPESAYPLWSPYGAPPDRAYDAVDVAIRASGGAVLAGTLTKPLHAMQVPAVVVITGLSPHERNNGQPPWMPLRDIADALTRAGIAVLRVDDRGVGKSTGDNETWTTFDKVDDVRAEVRWLEAQPGIDPSRIALVGYSEGGLIAPMVAADDPSIAAVITLAGPGVAGPDLARFQIAARVDNDPSVAPAGKEKEIERQLAEPLDPHEKSFMSIDPLSYARRVRCPTLIVQGSTDLDVPVRSAERLATAMRSNGNRDVTVRLFPGISHSLLPDASGLDTGWATLPAFITSPLILDTVGGWAVGHLFRANAPH